In one window of Primulina tabacum isolate GXHZ01 chromosome 8, ASM2559414v2, whole genome shotgun sequence DNA:
- the LOC142553617 gene encoding L-ascorbate oxidase-like isoform X2 gives MEFLVLFSCFVISISILTSPTLGSKSRHFRWEVEYMHWSPDGLEGVVMGINGQFPGPTIRARAGDTIHVELTNKLPTEGVVIHWHGLRQLGTPWADGTASISQCAINPGEKFVYRFKVDKAGTYFYHGHYGMQRSAGLYGSLIVNVREGDKEPFQYDDEFNILLSDWWHKGSHEQELDLSSNPFRWIGEPQTLLINGRGQYNCSLAAQPSHSPTSQCMLRGNEQHAPRLLRAHPHKTYRLRIASSTALASLNLAIGNHKMMVVEADGNYVHPFSVDNIDVYSGESYSVLFTTDQDPSNNYWISVSVRGREPKTPPGLTILNYRPTPASKLPISPPPVAPAWNDFKYSVTLSKQVFALKGSPKPPERPDRRILLLNTQNFIDGYTKWAINNVSLVLPATPYLGSIRYGLTKAFDQKSPPDDFGREYEIMKPAENQNSTYGNRVYTLRFNTTVDVILQNANALKANVSEIHPWHLHGHDFWVLGYGEGKFTEKDEEKFNLENPPLKNTAVIFPYGWTALRFVANNPGVWAFHCHIEPHLHMGMGVVFAEGVRRIEKIPNEALGCGLTGKLLMKNGGT, from the exons ATGGAATTTTTAGTTCTTTTTTCCTGTTTCGTGATATCAATTTCAATCCTTACATCCCCAACTTTGGGTAGCAAGTCCAGGCATTTCCGTTGGGAGGTCGAGTATATGCATTGGTCTCCGGATGGCCTCGAAGGTGTGGTTATGGGGATCAACGGGCAGTTCCCGGGGCCGACTATTCGGGCGCGGGCCGGGGATACCATTCATGTGGAGCTCACTAACAAGCTTCCAACTGAAGGAGTAGTCATCCACTGGCATGGACTCAGACAG CTTGGAACACCGTGGGCGGATGGCACTGCATCGATCTCGCAGTGTGCCATTAATCCCGGAGAAAAATTTGTATACAGATTCAAGGTTGACAAG gcGGGCACATACTTTTACCATGGGCACTATGGAATGCAGAGATCAGCGGGGTTGTATGGCTCTTTGATAGTGAATGTGAGGGAAGGAGATAAAGAACCATTTCAATATGATGACGAATTCAACATTTTACTAAGTGATTGGTGGCATAAGGGATCCCATGAACAAGAGCTTGATCTCTCCTCCAATCCCTTCCGTTGGATTGGTGAACCTCAG ACCTTGCTAATCAATGGGAGAGGACAGTACAATTGCTCCCTGGCAGCGCAACCTAGCCATAGCCCAACGAGCCAATGCATGTTAAGGGGCAACGAGCAGCACGCACCGCGACTCCTCCGTGCCCACCCTCACAAAACCTACAGGCTCAGGATAGCCAGCTCCACCGCGTTGGCTTCACTCAACTTAGCGATCGGG AATCACAAAATGATGGTGGTTGAGGCCGACGGAAACTACGTCCACCCATTCTCTGTCGACAACATCGACGTATACTCCGGCGAGAGCTACTCAGTCCTCTTCACCACCGACCAGGATCCTTCCAACAACTACTGGATCTCAGTTTCTGTACGAGGAAGGGAACCCAAAACCCCTCCTGGCCTAACAATACTAAACTACCGGCCAACTCCCGCTTCGAAGCTGCCGATATCCCCACCTCCAGTCGCCCCAGCTTGGAACGATTTCAAATACAGTGTGACTCTCAGCAAACAAGTTTTCGCCTTAAAGGGCAGCCCTAAGCCACCGGAAAGACCTGACAGGCGAATCTTGCTGCTAAATACGCAGAATTTCATCGACGGGTACACGAAATGGGCTATCAACAACGTCTCATTAGTCCTGCCTGCCACACCTTATCTGGGTTCCATCCGATACGGTCTGACCAAGGCATTCGATCAAAAATCGCCCCCGGATGATTTCGGGCGCGAGTACGAGATCATGAAGCCGGCAGAAAACCAAAATTCGACCTATGGAAACAGAGTGTACACGCTGAGATTCAACACAACAGTGGATGTCATACTTCAGAACGCGAACGCGTTAAAGGCTAATGTCAGCGAGATACACCCGTGGCATCTCCACGGCCATGATTTCTGGGTCCTTGGCTACGGGGAAGGCAAGTTCACAGAAAAAGATGAGGAGAAGTTCAACCTGGAGAATCCGCCATTGAAGAACACCGCCGTGATTTTTCCTTATGGGTGGACTGCGCTAAGATTTGTGGCGAATAACCCGGGGGTGTGGGCATTCCATTGTCACATTGAGCCTCATTTGCATATGGGAATGGGAGTTGTGTTTGCAGAAGGTGTTCGTCGGATCGAGAAGATTCCTAACGAGGCTCTAGGCTGTGGTTTGACAGGGAAATTGTTGATGAAGAATGGTGGCACTTGA
- the LOC142553617 gene encoding L-ascorbate oxidase-like isoform X1: protein MEFLVLFSCFVISISILTSPTLGSKSRHFRWEVEYMHWSPDGLEGVVMGINGQFPGPTIRARAGDTIHVELTNKLPTEGVVIHWHGLRQVFSCISYCSLSIWPPLNLGDKVKLGTPWADGTASISQCAINPGEKFVYRFKVDKAGTYFYHGHYGMQRSAGLYGSLIVNVREGDKEPFQYDDEFNILLSDWWHKGSHEQELDLSSNPFRWIGEPQTLLINGRGQYNCSLAAQPSHSPTSQCMLRGNEQHAPRLLRAHPHKTYRLRIASSTALASLNLAIGNHKMMVVEADGNYVHPFSVDNIDVYSGESYSVLFTTDQDPSNNYWISVSVRGREPKTPPGLTILNYRPTPASKLPISPPPVAPAWNDFKYSVTLSKQVFALKGSPKPPERPDRRILLLNTQNFIDGYTKWAINNVSLVLPATPYLGSIRYGLTKAFDQKSPPDDFGREYEIMKPAENQNSTYGNRVYTLRFNTTVDVILQNANALKANVSEIHPWHLHGHDFWVLGYGEGKFTEKDEEKFNLENPPLKNTAVIFPYGWTALRFVANNPGVWAFHCHIEPHLHMGMGVVFAEGVRRIEKIPNEALGCGLTGKLLMKNGGT, encoded by the exons ATGGAATTTTTAGTTCTTTTTTCCTGTTTCGTGATATCAATTTCAATCCTTACATCCCCAACTTTGGGTAGCAAGTCCAGGCATTTCCGTTGGGAGGTCGAGTATATGCATTGGTCTCCGGATGGCCTCGAAGGTGTGGTTATGGGGATCAACGGGCAGTTCCCGGGGCCGACTATTCGGGCGCGGGCCGGGGATACCATTCATGTGGAGCTCACTAACAAGCTTCCAACTGAAGGAGTAGTCATCCACTGGCATGGACTCAGACAG GTattctcttgcatttcatattgttcTCTTTCCATTTGGCCTCCgttaaatctcggtgataaagtaAAG CTTGGAACACCGTGGGCGGATGGCACTGCATCGATCTCGCAGTGTGCCATTAATCCCGGAGAAAAATTTGTATACAGATTCAAGGTTGACAAG gcGGGCACATACTTTTACCATGGGCACTATGGAATGCAGAGATCAGCGGGGTTGTATGGCTCTTTGATAGTGAATGTGAGGGAAGGAGATAAAGAACCATTTCAATATGATGACGAATTCAACATTTTACTAAGTGATTGGTGGCATAAGGGATCCCATGAACAAGAGCTTGATCTCTCCTCCAATCCCTTCCGTTGGATTGGTGAACCTCAG ACCTTGCTAATCAATGGGAGAGGACAGTACAATTGCTCCCTGGCAGCGCAACCTAGCCATAGCCCAACGAGCCAATGCATGTTAAGGGGCAACGAGCAGCACGCACCGCGACTCCTCCGTGCCCACCCTCACAAAACCTACAGGCTCAGGATAGCCAGCTCCACCGCGTTGGCTTCACTCAACTTAGCGATCGGG AATCACAAAATGATGGTGGTTGAGGCCGACGGAAACTACGTCCACCCATTCTCTGTCGACAACATCGACGTATACTCCGGCGAGAGCTACTCAGTCCTCTTCACCACCGACCAGGATCCTTCCAACAACTACTGGATCTCAGTTTCTGTACGAGGAAGGGAACCCAAAACCCCTCCTGGCCTAACAATACTAAACTACCGGCCAACTCCCGCTTCGAAGCTGCCGATATCCCCACCTCCAGTCGCCCCAGCTTGGAACGATTTCAAATACAGTGTGACTCTCAGCAAACAAGTTTTCGCCTTAAAGGGCAGCCCTAAGCCACCGGAAAGACCTGACAGGCGAATCTTGCTGCTAAATACGCAGAATTTCATCGACGGGTACACGAAATGGGCTATCAACAACGTCTCATTAGTCCTGCCTGCCACACCTTATCTGGGTTCCATCCGATACGGTCTGACCAAGGCATTCGATCAAAAATCGCCCCCGGATGATTTCGGGCGCGAGTACGAGATCATGAAGCCGGCAGAAAACCAAAATTCGACCTATGGAAACAGAGTGTACACGCTGAGATTCAACACAACAGTGGATGTCATACTTCAGAACGCGAACGCGTTAAAGGCTAATGTCAGCGAGATACACCCGTGGCATCTCCACGGCCATGATTTCTGGGTCCTTGGCTACGGGGAAGGCAAGTTCACAGAAAAAGATGAGGAGAAGTTCAACCTGGAGAATCCGCCATTGAAGAACACCGCCGTGATTTTTCCTTATGGGTGGACTGCGCTAAGATTTGTGGCGAATAACCCGGGGGTGTGGGCATTCCATTGTCACATTGAGCCTCATTTGCATATGGGAATGGGAGTTGTGTTTGCAGAAGGTGTTCGTCGGATCGAGAAGATTCCTAACGAGGCTCTAGGCTGTGGTTTGACAGGGAAATTGTTGATGAAGAATGGTGGCACTTGA